TACGGGAATATTTTATACAGCTGGAAGTATTGCGTCATTTACGATTCCATTAATTACAGGACAATTATCAAAAACAAATATTGCGAACATTATTCTTTTTGATGTTGGAATTGCTTTTATTGGATTTTTACTAGCACTAGTGATTTACGTAAGATATAATAAAGTATTCACAAAATCAAATGAACTAAATTAAATAGATAAGTATGAGACTATGGGGGCGATATAATGAAGACCGTGACTGTTAAAGATGTCATTTTAGGCGAGGGTGCACCTAAAATATGTGTACCAATGGTTGGCAAGACGCTGACCGAATTAAAAGAAGAAGCAACGGAGTTAGTTGGACTTGATTTAGATATTGTTGAGTGGCGTGTCGATTTTTTTAACGATGTTGAAGAGATAGAAAAAGTAATCGAAGCAGCAACAGAAATCCGAACTATTTTAAAGCAAAAACCGATTTTATTTACCTTCCGTACTTTAAAAGAAGGTGGCGAACGTGAAATTTCGGAAACTTATTATTTTGAGTTAAATCAAAAAATGATGGCTAGTGGATTAGTTGATTTAACCGATATTGAATTATTTATGGGAGATACAGCTATTTTAGCCGCAGTAGATTGGGCGCACCAACATGATGTAAAAGTGGTGATGTGTAACCATGATTTTGATAAAACACCAGATAAAGAAGAAATTATTTCACGCTTGAAGAAAATGCAAACGTTGAATGCAGATATTTGTAAAATTGCTGTTATGCCTAACTCATCTCAAGATGTGGTGGTTTTGTTAGATGCTACAGCAACCATGCAAGCTGAATTTACGGATCGCCCAATTGTGACGATGTCGATGGGTGGTTTAGGTGTTGTTAGTCGTTTAGCAGGTGAAACTTTCGGTTCAGCGATGACTTTTGGGGCAGCTAAAAAAGCTTCAGCACCAGGGCAAGTTCCGATAGCAGAATTACGTTCAGTATTAGATTTATTGCATAAAAGTAAATAATCCGTTTTATTCGTAGGCTTAATGAAACTAAAGTTACCAGAGAGGATGAAGAAAAATGTCTGAAAATTCCTATTTTTCAACAGTGATGGCACTGTATATTAATTATATACTACAAGGAATGGCGGCGATCATATTGGCCCAAAATATGGTGCCATTAATGGGGCAATTAAATACAAATGCAGCGGGCATTTCAATCGTCATCTCTGGGATTGGCTTTGGTCGAATTCTAATTTTATATTTTGCCGGTCGAATGTCTGATCGTTATGGACGAAAAAAGATTGTTTGGTTAGGTATGTTTAGCTATGTTATTTTTTTTGGTGGAATTCTAATTAGCCAAAATATGTGGATGGCAACCTTTTTCACACTGTTTGCTGGTTTTGCCAATGCTCTTTTGGATACCGGTACATACCCAGCTTTAATGGAAGCATATCCTGAAGCAAATGGTTTTATGAGTGTCTTAAATAAGGCTTTTATTTCATTAGGTCAATTAATTTTACCGATAGTCGTTGGTTTTTTGATCGCAAATAATCTTTATTTTGGGTATAGCTTTATCCTCTGTTTAGTTGCACTTTTTGCGAATATCTTTTTTATGCAAAAAAGGCGGTTTCCAAAACTATCCCAGACTAGTTTAGCAGTTGAAAAAGAACAAAAAGCTACTAAATTTAACCAAAAACCAGTCTTTTTAGTTGAAGGATTAGCCCTAACTATATTTGGATTTACTTCAGTTTCTACATTTAATATTATTGTATTGTGGCTGCCACGTTACGCAGAAGAGTTAGCCGGAATGGCAAAATCTAGCTCACTAATGTTGGTGAGTTTATACAGTGTAGGATCCATGATTTCTGTTTTTATTACGGCCTTTTTGATTAAAAAATGGATGCAACCTATTACGATGATTCTGAGTTGTTCTATTGCTTCTTTAATCGTTTTAATCCTAGTAATCCTTTTTCCAACACCATTAGGTTGTAGTATCGCAGCTTTTGGTATTGGTATCTTTTCATCAGGTGGTATTTGGCAGCTTGCCTTGGCGATTCTGTTGGAGTTTTTCCCAGAAAATAAAGGCAGAATGACTAGCTATTATACGTTAATGACCTCATTTTCAGTGATGTTGATTCCGTTAATTACAGGGAATTTAAGTGAAAGAAATATTCTTTATGTCTTCATTTTTAACTGTGGTATTACTTTAGCAAGTGTGATTGTTGCAGTACTAGTTGCTATTCGATACCGCAAGTTAACCAATCTAAAAAAAGCAGTAGAAGTTCCATCAGTTTTTCAAGAAATTTAAGAAAAGAAGCTCGCTAAAATCATTATTGGTTTTAGCGAGTTTCTTTTTTAGCAACAAAAAAAGCCACTGCGTAAACAGTGGCTAAAAGGAGTTGGTCACGTTACTTAAAACGTGAAGTCAAAATAGACTAAGCTATTTTGATTGGTTAACCGTTAAACTTTGGAGGAGATTGACGGTTAATGAAAAATGAAAAAGTTGGTTGTTGTTGGTATATGTATACTATACTCAATAAATATGAAGAAAGTGTGATGAAAAAGTAGCGAAATTCTTAAGAATACATCTCAATAAAAAAAGCTACCTCAAAAGAGGTAGCTAGGGGGAGTGACTCTTTTCAATAGGGGCAGAAAAGAGTATAAAAATAAAAAAGATTTAGTTTGGACTACTTATGTAGTATAGCGTCTTTTACTGATAAGAGAATGAAAACAGCATAATCTTTTTCACTAAATTTGGTGATAATTTAATGATAAGTGAGCTTCTTTACTTTAACATTATTCTAATGTAGGAGTATAATGATTGTCTTATCAACCTTTAAATGCTTAAAAATAACTATTTAATCAAGCAGCATTTAGACTACATCTTTTAGGAGAGAATATGGTATGATTAAGAAAATGCTTTCAATAAGGAGATGAAAATTAATGAATATCGCATTAATTGCCCACGATCGAAAAAAAGAATTAATGATTGAGCTTGCAATTGCTTATCGTGAAATATTAAAAGAGCATACTTTATATGCCACAGGAACAACCGGTAAACGTGTGATAGAAGCAACGGGTTTACCTGTGCATCGGTTTAAATCTGGTCCATTAGGTGGTGATCAGCAAATTGGTGCACTTATTTCTGAAGATAAGATGGATATGGTTATATTTTTAAGAGATCCATTAGCAGCGCAGCCCCATGAGCCTGATGTTACAGCACTAATTCGTTTAAGTGATGTCTATGAGATTCCATTGGCAACGAATATTGGAACAGCTGAAATATTGCTAAGAGGACTAAAATCCGGTTTTGCCGATTGGCGTAATCTGAAAAATAAGAGTGAAGGTGAAATTTTAGATATCTAAACAATAAAGCCAGTGACTGAATAGTTTTTCAGTCACTGGCTTATATGTTTATTTTGAATCCGTCTCCCAAACAGGAATTGACGAACCTTTCGATGTTTCTTCAATCACTTTAATGGTCTCAGGTGATTGATACGCTTCGACAACTTTTTTGTACGTTTTATTGTCTTTATCTTTTGCATTAGCCACAATGATATTGATATAAGGCTTAGAAGTACCATCAATCGGCTCTAAAAAGATAGCATCTTTATTTGGAATAAGACCCGCATCCACAGCCATACCGCTATTGATTAAGGAAATAGTAGTGTCAGCAAGAGCTCGTGCAGTTTGGGCTGCATCCAATTCTTTAATTTCTAACTTTAATTTGTTCTCTGTAATGTCTTTAACAGTGGGTGTTTGTTTAGCAGCAGGATCAACTTTAATTAAACCAGCTGTTTGTAAAAGCAAGAGTGCCCGACCACCATTAGTGACATCATTTGGAATTGCCACGATATCATTTTCTTTTAATTCTTTGACATCCTTAATTTTTTCAGAATAAATGCCTAGTGGCGCAATCACAGTCTCGCCAATCGAAACCAAATCAGTCCC
This Carnobacterium maltaromaticum DSM 20342 DNA region includes the following protein-coding sequences:
- a CDS encoding MetQ/NlpA family ABC transporter substrate-binding protein, translating into MKKTKKVIFSILFVLSIFILTACGGNAAKSDEKKVEVVKLGVVGDDTRVWDSVKDRLKKDNIDLQIVKFTDYTQPNSALNEGELDLNSFQHQIFLDSYNKDSGTDLVSIGETVIAPLGIYSEKIKDVKELKENDIVAIPNDVTNGGRALLLLQTAGLIKVDPAAKQTPTVKDITENKLKLEIKELDAAQTARALADTTISLINSGMAVDAGLIPNKDAIFLEPIDGTSKPYINIIVANAKDKDNKTYKKVVEAYQSPETIKVIEETSKGSSIPVWETDSK
- a CDS encoding MFS transporter, encoding MSENSYFSTVMALYINYILQGMAAIILAQNMVPLMGQLNTNAAGISIVISGIGFGRILILYFAGRMSDRYGRKKIVWLGMFSYVIFFGGILISQNMWMATFFTLFAGFANALLDTGTYPALMEAYPEANGFMSVLNKAFISLGQLILPIVVGFLIANNLYFGYSFILCLVALFANIFFMQKRRFPKLSQTSLAVEKEQKATKFNQKPVFLVEGLALTIFGFTSVSTFNIIVLWLPRYAEELAGMAKSSSLMLVSLYSVGSMISVFITAFLIKKWMQPITMILSCSIASLIVLILVILFPTPLGCSIAAFGIGIFSSGGIWQLALAILLEFFPENKGRMTSYYTLMTSFSVMLIPLITGNLSERNILYVFIFNCGITLASVIVAVLVAIRYRKLTNLKKAVEVPSVFQEI
- a CDS encoding methylglyoxal synthase, which gives rise to MNIALIAHDRKKELMIELAIAYREILKEHTLYATGTTGKRVIEATGLPVHRFKSGPLGGDQQIGALISEDKMDMVIFLRDPLAAQPHEPDVTALIRLSDVYEIPLATNIGTAEILLRGLKSGFADWRNLKNKSEGEILDI
- the aroD gene encoding type I 3-dehydroquinate dehydratase, whose protein sequence is MKTVTVKDVILGEGAPKICVPMVGKTLTELKEEATELVGLDLDIVEWRVDFFNDVEEIEKVIEAATEIRTILKQKPILFTFRTLKEGGEREISETYYFELNQKMMASGLVDLTDIELFMGDTAILAAVDWAHQHDVKVVMCNHDFDKTPDKEEIISRLKKMQTLNADICKIAVMPNSSQDVVVLLDATATMQAEFTDRPIVTMSMGGLGVVSRLAGETFGSAMTFGAAKKASAPGQVPIAELRSVLDLLHKSK